Proteins from a genomic interval of Polaribacter sp. Q13:
- a CDS encoding glyoxalase, with product MNKKERPVLTDLVNEGTSEMEKFQNEVLRPVIKMQHNLLISLFKHHLIKRKVDFTDLTDKKRRSKITAVFKTDNNYKNFTLGIIIGHFSSDEFTFYADKASEINRRILQIVTQRLKDSIAEIG from the coding sequence ATGAATAAAAAAGAGAGACCAGTATTAACGGATTTAGTGAATGAAGGAACTTCTGAAATGGAAAAATTTCAGAATGAAGTTTTAAGACCTGTTATAAAAATGCAACATAACTTGTTGATTAGTTTATTTAAGCACCATCTTATAAAAAGAAAAGTAGATTTTACAGATTTAACGGATAAGAAAAGAAGAAGTAAAATTACTGCTGTTTTTAAAACGGATAATAATTATAAGAACTTTACTTTAGGGATAATTATTGGTCATTTTTCTTCGGATGAATTTACTTTTTATGCTGATAAAGCATCAGAAATAAATAGAAGAATTTTGCAAATTGTTACACAAAGATTAAAAGATAGTATTGCGGAAATAGGATAG
- a CDS encoding M23 family metallopeptidase — MKKLRFILLTLIPLLSFGQTEKETSKKVSADFQKFYNIDEYHNVFELFSIKMKSALPIERTTNFLERLKRQAGKIEKREFIKYENGTYASYKTNFEQALFLVNISLDKNGKIDGLFVKPFKESNLPNLERNTTEMILPFKEEWTIFWGGDTKDLNYHVENEAQKNAFDIVITGENGKSFKTDGKTNEDYYAFGKELIAPCDAEVVLAVNGIKDNIPGELNPIYIPGNSVILRTENNEFLFFEHFKQNSIAVKMGQKVKQGGLLGLCGNSGNSSEPHLHYHIQNIENTNKATGVKSYFSEIFVNGELKKNYSPIKGEKIKNY, encoded by the coding sequence ATGAAAAAATTACGATTTATATTATTAACTTTAATTCCATTATTGAGTTTCGGACAGACAGAAAAAGAGACTTCTAAAAAGGTTTCAGCGGATTTTCAGAAATTTTATAATATAGACGAATATCACAATGTTTTCGAACTGTTTTCAATAAAAATGAAATCAGCTTTACCAATAGAAAGAACGACTAACTTTCTTGAAAGACTTAAAAGGCAAGCAGGGAAAATTGAAAAAAGAGAATTTATAAAATATGAAAACGGAACTTATGCTTCTTACAAAACAAATTTTGAGCAAGCTCTATTTCTTGTAAATATTTCACTTGACAAAAACGGAAAAATAGACGGTTTGTTTGTTAAACCTTTTAAAGAAAGTAATCTACCAAATCTTGAAAGAAATACAACTGAAATGATTTTACCATTCAAAGAAGAATGGACAATATTTTGGGGTGGAGACACAAAAGATTTAAATTATCACGTTGAAAACGAAGCTCAAAAAAATGCTTTTGACATTGTGATTACTGGTGAAAATGGAAAGTCTTTTAAAACGGATGGAAAAACAAACGAAGATTATTATGCTTTTGGAAAAGAATTGATTGCACCTTGTGATGCGGAAGTTGTTCTGGCTGTAAATGGAATAAAAGATAATATTCCTGGTGAATTAAATCCAATTTATATTCCTGGAAATTCAGTTATATTAAGAACCGAAAATAATGAGTTTTTATTCTTTGAGCATTTCAAGCAAAATTCTATTGCTGTTAAAATGGGGCAAAAAGTAAAGCAAGGGGGATTATTAGGGCTTTGTGGAAATTCAGGAAACTCATCAGAACCACATTTACATTATCATATTCAAAATATAGAAAATACTAATAAAGCTACTGGAGTAAAAAGCTATTTTTCTGAAATATTTGTAAATGGAGAATTGAAAAAGAATTATTCACCAATAAAAGGAGAGAAAATAAAAAACTACTAA
- a CDS encoding phospholipid scramblase-related protein — protein MNSNFFDLKTYFIDEKVNIFKFKNCYKVFNDKGNEVGSVNQTLTSGEKALRLLLLNKSMLPFLLEIKDVKGNILASISRGWTFYMSTIRIDDPKGNTIGTIKQKFKLLKPTFKIYNRSEELLAVITGDMKAWNFQINDSSDKQIGTISKKWNGPLKEVFTTADKYKVDLNTDFADDSNKIVILSSAITIDMVWRQSR, from the coding sequence ATGAATTCAAATTTTTTTGATTTAAAAACATACTTTATAGACGAAAAAGTCAATATTTTTAAGTTTAAAAATTGTTATAAAGTATTTAACGATAAAGGAAATGAGGTTGGTTCTGTAAATCAAACACTAACTTCAGGAGAAAAAGCGCTTAGGTTATTATTATTAAACAAGAGTATGTTGCCTTTTCTGCTAGAAATAAAAGATGTAAAAGGAAATATACTAGCATCTATATCTAGAGGTTGGACTTTCTATATGTCTACAATTCGTATTGATGATCCTAAAGGCAATACTATTGGTACAATCAAACAAAAATTTAAATTATTAAAACCAACTTTTAAAATTTATAATAGATCAGAAGAGCTTTTAGCTGTAATAACTGGAGATATGAAAGCTTGGAACTTTCAAATAAATGATTCTTCCGATAAACAAATAGGAACAATAAGCAAAAAATGGAATGGACCTCTGAAAGAAGTTTTTACTACAGCAGATAAATATAAAGTAGATTTAAATACTGATTTTGCTGATGATTCAAATAAGATTGTAATACTATCAAGTGCAATTACTATAGACATGGTTTGGAGGCAAAGTAGATAG
- a CDS encoding TerC family protein: MLGILFTLLMLVLLQAVLGFDNLLYISLESKKAPEADQKRVRKVGILIAIVLRIILLFVLVSIIDFFQDPFSFLSGGIKDVIHFAFNGHSIIVLLGGGFIIYTAIKEIWHMISTKGLEVSDMATGKSTKSANAVITSIVIMNLVFSFDSILAAIGLTSEIESATTAFIVMAIAIVISGLLMLVMADKISTFLSKNRMYEVLGLFILFIVGIMLVTEGGHLAHIKIFGEEIVPMSKTTFYFVLAILIIVDVVQGKYQKNLLAKAKK, from the coding sequence ATGTTAGGAATTCTTTTCACATTATTAATGTTGGTTTTATTACAAGCCGTTCTTGGTTTCGATAATTTACTTTACATATCCTTAGAATCTAAAAAAGCACCAGAAGCAGATCAAAAAAGAGTAAGAAAGGTCGGTATTTTAATCGCTATTGTATTAAGAATTATTTTACTTTTTGTGTTAGTTTCTATTATCGATTTTTTTCAGGATCCTTTTTCTTTTTTATCCGGAGGAATAAAAGATGTTATTCATTTTGCTTTTAACGGACATAGTATCATTGTTTTATTAGGTGGAGGATTTATTATCTATACAGCTATTAAAGAGATTTGGCACATGATTTCTACCAAAGGCCTTGAAGTTTCTGATATGGCTACAGGCAAAAGCACCAAATCTGCAAATGCCGTTATTACAAGTATCGTTATTATGAATCTAGTTTTCTCTTTCGATTCTATTTTAGCTGCAATTGGTCTAACTAGCGAAATAGAAAGCGCTACAACTGCTTTTATTGTAATGGCCATTGCCATTGTTATAAGTGGTTTATTAATGCTTGTAATGGCTGATAAAATTTCTACCTTTTTGTCTAAAAACAGAATGTACGAAGTACTTGGTTTATTTATTCTTTTTATTGTAGGAATAATGCTAGTAACAGAAGGCGGACATTTAGCTCATATTAAAATATTTGGTGAAGAAATTGTACCAATGAGTAAAACAACATTCTATTTTGTTTTAGCTATTTTAATTATTGTAGATGTTGTGCAAGGAAAATATCAAAAGAACTTATTAGCAAAAGCAAAGAAATAA
- a CDS encoding sulfite exporter TauE/SafE family protein: MLIDSFFTYWHIILLFFTVAILYSSVGFGGGSSYLAILALTGIVFTQIRATALLCNIVVVSGNVFLFYHQKKIDRKKVIPLILLSIPFAFLGGKLKISQHFFFILLGFTLLFAAITMWISKKIISSDEKKVNLKPIKNASFGGIIGFISGMVGIGGGVFLAPLLHLTNWDTPKKIAATASVFILVNSIAGLLGQYSNPDFIIDWNLTSILLVTVFIGGQIGSRMSNNYFTPIQLKKATAILIAFVSLRILWKYLF; this comes from the coding sequence TTGTTAATAGACTCATTTTTTACTTATTGGCACATTATATTATTATTTTTTACGGTAGCCATTTTATATTCTTCCGTAGGTTTTGGTGGTGGCTCTAGCTATTTAGCTATTTTGGCATTAACAGGAATCGTTTTTACACAAATTAGAGCAACTGCTTTGTTGTGTAATATTGTTGTAGTCTCTGGAAATGTATTTTTATTTTATCATCAAAAGAAAATTGATCGGAAAAAAGTAATTCCTCTTATATTACTTAGTATTCCGTTTGCTTTTTTAGGTGGAAAATTAAAAATTAGTCAGCATTTCTTCTTTATTCTTTTGGGCTTCACCTTATTATTTGCTGCAATAACCATGTGGATTTCTAAAAAAATTATTTCTTCGGATGAAAAAAAAGTCAATCTAAAACCTATTAAAAATGCTAGTTTTGGTGGAATTATTGGTTTTATATCTGGAATGGTTGGCATTGGTGGAGGCGTATTTTTAGCTCCACTTCTACATCTTACTAACTGGGATACCCCTAAAAAAATTGCCGCTACAGCTAGTGTTTTCATTTTAGTAAATTCTATAGCCGGTTTGTTGGGTCAATATTCAAATCCTGATTTTATAATTGACTGGAACTTAACTTCCATTTTATTAGTTACGGTTTTTATTGGAGGACAAATAGGTAGCAGAATGAGCAATAACTATTTTACACCTATTCAACTTAAAAAAGCTACTGCTATTTTAATTGCTTTTGTGAGCTTGCGTATTCTTTGGAAATACCTTTTTTAA
- a CDS encoding helix-turn-helix domain-containing protein has translation MIDCCPNCNSDKYIKSGIINNRQRYKCKKCNYFFTVNKIGKKIDDYYVNKSLQLYLEGLTYREIERILGVSHVSIMNWVKKYNIKRPYNSKYHSTYKILNARELGVYFSNSENIKGAGVVVTELGDKFMLIKWERFKD, from the coding sequence ATGATAGATTGTTGTCCAAATTGTAATTCAGATAAATACATTAAAAGTGGTATTATTAATAATAGACAGCGATATAAATGTAAAAAATGTAATTACTTTTTTACTGTAAATAAGATTGGTAAAAAGATAGACGACTATTATGTTAACAAATCTTTACAGCTATATCTAGAGGGATTAACCTATCGGGAAATTGAGCGAATTTTAGGAGTTTCTCACGTAAGTATTATGAATTGGGTAAAAAAATATAATATTAAAAGACCTTATAATTCTAAATATCATTCAACGTATAAGATTTTAAATGCAAGAGAACTAGGTGTTTATTTTAGTAATTCAGAAAATATAAAGGGAGCTGGCGTTGTAGTCACCGAGTTAGGGGACAAGTTTATGCTTATTAAATGGGAGCGTTTTAAAGATTAG
- a CDS encoding DUF4212 domain-containing protein, which yields MSDEQKNASAYWKENIKYLTILLIIWFVVSFGCGIIFREALDTIRLGGFKLGFWFAQQGSIYVFVILIFVYIRLMNKLDKKYGFDE from the coding sequence ATGAGTGATGAACAAAAAAACGCCTCGGCGTATTGGAAAGAAAATATTAAGTATTTAACAATACTACTTATAATATGGTTTGTAGTATCCTTCGGATGCGGAATAATATTTAGAGAAGCATTAGATACCATAAGGCTTGGTGGTTTTAAACTAGGTTTCTGGTTTGCCCAACAAGGATCGATTTATGTATTTGTGATTTTAATTTTCGTTTACATACGATTAATGAATAAGCTAGATAAAAAATACGGTTTCGACGAGTAA
- a CDS encoding sodium:solute symporter family protein — MSVQTWTWILVGISFTLYFGIAIWARAGSTKEFYVAGGGVSPLANGMATAADWMSAASFISMAGIISFAGYDGSVYLMGWTGGYVLLALLLAPYLRKFGKFTVPDFIGDRYYSNTARTVAVICALIVSFTYVAGQMRGVGIVFSQFLQVDIIYGVLIGMTVVLVFALLGGMKGITYTQVAQYCVLIFAFMVPAFFISVQMTGNLIPQIGMGSTVEDGTYLLDKLDALHTQLGFKEYTSGSKSTWDVFAITLALMAGTAGLPHVIVRFFTVPKVKDARKSAGYALLLIAILYTTAPAIAVFSRTNLIETVSEKEYSEIPVWFKNWENTGLISWTDKNGDGKIQYVAGNALDGKKPIYTEDRGTFGERLISNSNMSAKNELYVDRDIMVLANPEIAQLPNWVIGLVAAGGLAAALSTAAGLLLVISTSVSHDLIKKQLKPDISDKAELMAARIAIFVAILIAGYFGINPPGFVAAVVALAFGLAAASFFPAIVLGIFDKKMNKEGAISGMIVGIVLMLFYMMKFKLDMFGGGTQEDWWFGTSPEGFGTIAMFVNVVISVVVSRVTAAPPQNVQEMVESIRIPSGAGEASDH; from the coding sequence ATGAGTGTACAAACTTGGACATGGATATTAGTAGGGATTTCTTTTACCCTATATTTTGGAATCGCAATTTGGGCTCGAGCGGGCTCAACAAAAGAATTTTATGTAGCTGGCGGAGGTGTTTCTCCTTTAGCAAATGGTATGGCAACTGCTGCCGATTGGATGAGTGCCGCCTCATTTATTAGTATGGCAGGTATTATTTCCTTTGCAGGGTATGATGGCTCTGTTTATTTAATGGGATGGACCGGTGGATATGTGCTTTTAGCGCTATTGTTAGCTCCCTATTTACGTAAGTTTGGTAAGTTTACAGTACCAGATTTTATTGGAGATCGGTATTACTCAAACACAGCAAGAACAGTGGCCGTAATATGTGCTTTAATTGTGTCTTTTACCTATGTAGCAGGACAAATGAGAGGAGTAGGAATTGTTTTTTCTCAGTTCTTACAAGTAGATATTATTTATGGCGTTTTAATTGGTATGACAGTAGTTTTGGTATTTGCTCTTTTAGGAGGGATGAAAGGAATTACTTATACACAGGTAGCTCAATATTGTGTATTGATTTTTGCTTTTATGGTACCAGCGTTTTTTATCTCTGTACAAATGACGGGGAATTTAATTCCGCAAATAGGAATGGGAAGTACTGTAGAAGATGGTACTTATCTTTTAGATAAATTAGATGCTTTACACACACAATTAGGGTTTAAAGAATATACTTCTGGTTCTAAATCTACTTGGGATGTTTTTGCAATCACATTAGCATTAATGGCCGGTACAGCAGGATTACCGCATGTTATTGTTCGTTTCTTTACGGTACCTAAAGTAAAAGATGCACGTAAATCTGCAGGATATGCGTTGCTTTTAATCGCTATTTTATATACTACAGCACCTGCAATTGCAGTTTTTTCTAGAACCAATTTAATAGAAACAGTAAGTGAAAAAGAATATTCAGAAATTCCGGTATGGTTTAAAAACTGGGAAAACACAGGGTTAATTTCTTGGACAGATAAAAATGGTGATGGTAAAATTCAATATGTTGCAGGGAATGCCTTAGATGGTAAAAAACCTATATATACTGAAGATAGAGGTACATTTGGAGAAAGATTGATTTCAAATTCTAATATGTCTGCTAAAAACGAATTGTATGTAGATAGAGATATTATGGTATTGGCAAATCCGGAAATAGCACAGTTACCAAATTGGGTAATAGGCTTAGTTGCAGCGGGTGGATTAGCAGCAGCTTTATCTACAGCAGCAGGTTTATTGCTGGTAATTTCAACATCCGTTTCTCATGATTTAATTAAAAAACAATTAAAACCAGATATTTCAGATAAAGCAGAGTTAATGGCAGCAAGAATAGCAATTTTTGTAGCAATTTTAATTGCAGGGTACTTTGGTATTAATCCGCCAGGGTTTGTCGCCGCCGTGGTTGCATTAGCATTTGGTTTGGCAGCCGCTTCTTTCTTTCCAGCGATTGTTTTGGGGATTTTTGATAAAAAAATGAATAAAGAAGGAGCGATATCAGGAATGATTGTAGGTATTGTATTGATGCTTTTTTACATGATGAAATTTAAATTAGACATGTTTGGCGGCGGTACACAAGAAGATTGGTGGTTTGGTACTTCTCCTGAAGGTTTTGGAACTATTGCAATGTTTGTTAATGTGGTTATTTCTGTAGTCGTTTCTAGAGTTACGGCAGCGCCACCACAAAATGTGCAAGAAATGGTAGAAAGTATAAGAATACCATCTGGAGCAGGAGAAGCTTCTGATCATTAA
- a CDS encoding ATP-binding protein has translation MNSFTLIVIIIIYLAVLFYIAFLAEKKRQSKWVNNPYVYTLSLAVFCSAWTYYGSVGIAANSGINFLPIYLGPVIAAPLWIIVLRKIIRISKQHKISSIADFISLRYGNNRFLGALVTIICLFGTLPYISLQLKAVSETFEIMSDDTSYISTSIIDDSTFYVALLLAVFAAFFGTQNTDASEKHKGIVATVAFESVLKLVFFTIIGGYITFYLFDGTTDIYDKISNTENFKELTTLSGIEDGFNWFFMIALSFMSIFLLPRQFQVMVLENNREKHLKKAIWLFPLYLLLFNIFVIFIAWAGKLTFGSTQNAEYYSLLLPLEHGNSLLATLVFLGGFSAVISMVVVSTLALSTMVSNNLIIPYGFLDKFIKNQPERNSKYIKSIRRISIFTIIISAYFFYVSFSKELSLYSIGLISFVIIAQLAPSFFIGLFWNRGSSKAAIIGMIIGFLIAIYTLVLPFTLQAYTGTDYFTQHGLFGIAALKPNALLGIDFLSPPAHAFFWSISFNLMSYLVFSLVSKGNYRERNYAEMFVDSKSFTSLQENAFVWKGEAYVSDVKNVLVRFLGEERATRALKIFFTKHKLPLDTQLGDARLINFSEKLLTGSIGSASAKILIASVVKEEQISLVEVLKILEESKENIVNNKVLLEKSNELSQLSSKLKDANKELISKDKQKDEFLDTVAHELKTPITGIRAATELLMDEDDDMPQEMKAQFLKNILQDSERLGRLIHNILDFEKLETGRLNLDLEYLDIQKTIAKAIGSISQIAAKKGVKIVVNNVHSFKINYDEDRILQVLTNLLSNAIKFCQPQTGKIYIDYKLGNALVEISVTDNGKGIPEEDHAFVFDKFYQSKHQNTIKPQGSGLGLAITKQIVEKHQGKIWAKKGIKNGATFVFTIPFK, from the coding sequence ATGAATAGTTTTACTTTAATAGTCATTATAATTATTTATTTAGCGGTGTTGTTCTACATTGCTTTTCTTGCTGAAAAAAAACGACAAAGTAAGTGGGTAAATAATCCTTATGTCTATACTTTGTCTTTAGCTGTATTTTGTTCTGCATGGACCTATTATGGTAGTGTAGGAATTGCAGCAAATTCCGGAATTAACTTTTTACCAATTTATTTAGGGCCTGTTATTGCGGCGCCTTTATGGATTATTGTGCTTCGAAAAATTATTAGAATTTCTAAACAGCATAAAATTTCTTCCATTGCAGATTTTATTTCTTTGCGCTACGGAAACAATCGTTTTTTAGGAGCCTTGGTCACAATTATTTGCCTTTTTGGTACTTTGCCTTACATTTCTTTACAATTAAAAGCAGTTTCTGAAACATTTGAAATTATGTCTGATGATACGAGTTATATTTCTACATCAATTATTGACGATTCTACTTTTTACGTTGCTTTATTATTAGCTGTTTTTGCTGCTTTTTTTGGAACCCAAAATACAGATGCATCAGAAAAACATAAGGGAATTGTTGCTACAGTTGCTTTTGAGTCTGTTTTAAAATTGGTTTTCTTCACCATTATTGGTGGGTATATTACATTTTACTTGTTTGATGGTACAACAGATATTTATGATAAAATTTCAAATACAGAAAATTTTAAAGAGCTAACTACACTAAGTGGTATAGAAGATGGTTTTAATTGGTTTTTTATGATTGCTTTATCTTTTATGTCTATATTTTTATTACCACGTCAGTTTCAAGTTATGGTTTTAGAAAACAATAGAGAAAAACATTTAAAGAAAGCAATTTGGTTGTTTCCATTGTACTTATTGCTTTTTAATATTTTTGTTATTTTTATTGCTTGGGCAGGTAAATTAACCTTTGGTTCTACTCAAAATGCAGAGTATTATTCTTTATTACTTCCGTTAGAACACGGAAATTCACTTTTAGCAACGCTTGTTTTTTTAGGAGGTTTTTCTGCGGTTATTTCTATGGTGGTAGTTTCTACCTTGGCATTATCAACCATGGTTAGTAATAACTTAATTATTCCGTATGGGTTTTTAGATAAATTTATTAAAAATCAACCAGAACGAAATTCAAAATATATTAAAAGCATTCGTCGTATTTCTATTTTTACCATTATTATTTCGGCGTATTTCTTCTATGTTTCGTTTTCAAAAGAGCTTTCTTTGTATTCTATTGGATTAATCTCTTTTGTTATTATAGCGCAATTAGCACCTTCCTTTTTTATTGGTTTATTCTGGAATCGTGGTTCTTCAAAAGCGGCTATTATCGGAATGATTATTGGTTTTCTTATTGCTATTTACACTTTAGTTTTACCTTTTACATTACAAGCCTATACCGGAACAGATTATTTTACGCAACACGGATTATTTGGTATTGCTGCATTAAAACCAAATGCTTTGTTAGGCATCGATTTTTTAAGTCCGCCTGCTCATGCATTTTTCTGGAGTATTTCGTTTAATTTAATGAGTTATTTAGTGTTTTCATTAGTTTCTAAAGGAAATTATAGAGAGCGTAATTATGCAGAAATGTTTGTAGACAGTAAGAGTTTTACCTCACTTCAAGAAAATGCATTTGTTTGGAAAGGAGAGGCTTATGTTTCAGATGTTAAAAATGTTTTAGTTCGTTTTTTAGGTGAAGAACGCGCTACACGTGCTCTTAAAATATTTTTCACCAAGCATAAATTGCCTTTAGATACCCAATTGGGAGATGCTAGATTAATTAATTTTTCAGAAAAATTATTAACAGGTAGTATTGGTTCTGCATCCGCAAAAATATTGATTGCAAGTGTGGTAAAAGAAGAGCAAATTAGTTTGGTTGAGGTGTTAAAAATTTTAGAAGAATCTAAAGAGAACATTGTAAATAATAAGGTTTTGTTAGAAAAATCGAATGAATTGTCTCAATTGTCATCAAAATTAAAAGATGCAAATAAAGAATTAATAAGTAAAGACAAGCAAAAAGATGAATTTTTAGATACGGTTGCTCATGAATTGAAAACACCAATTACAGGGATTCGTGCAGCTACTGAGCTATTGATGGATGAAGATGATGATATGCCTCAAGAAATGAAAGCCCAGTTTTTAAAGAATATTCTGCAAGATTCTGAGCGTTTAGGGCGTTTAATTCATAATATTTTAGATTTTGAAAAACTAGAAACAGGAAGATTAAATTTAGACTTAGAATATTTAGACATTCAAAAGACGATTGCGAAGGCAATTGGCAGTATTTCTCAAATTGCTGCGAAAAAAGGAGTGAAAATCGTTGTGAATAATGTGCATTCTTTTAAAATAAATTATGATGAAGATAGAATTCTACAAGTATTAACCAATTTATTGTCCAATGCCATTAAGTTTTGCCAACCACAAACCGGGAAAATTTACATAGATTATAAATTAGGAAATGCCTTGGTAGAAATCTCTGTAACCGATAATGGTAAAGGGATTCCGGAAGAAGATCATGCATTTGTTTTTGATAAGTTTTATCAATCTAAACATCAAAACACCATTAAACCACAGGGTAGTGGATTAGGATTGGCAATAACCAAACAAATAGTAGAAAAACACCAAGGAAAAATTTGGGCTAAAAAAGGTATAAAAAATGGTGCAACATTTGTTTTTACCATCCCTTTTAAGTAA
- a CDS encoding response regulator transcription factor → MKNRILIVDDEPNIVMSLEYAFKKQDFEVFIARDGSEALEILKHQVPNIVLLDIMMPNVDGYQTLQEIKKNKSLKDTKVVFLTAKNKASDVEKGLKLGADKYLTKPFSVKKLVSEILELLA, encoded by the coding sequence ATGAAGAATAGAATTTTAATTGTTGATGATGAGCCCAATATTGTAATGTCGTTAGAATACGCTTTTAAAAAACAAGATTTTGAAGTGTTTATTGCAAGAGATGGGAGTGAAGCTTTAGAGATATTAAAACATCAAGTACCTAACATCGTTTTGTTAGATATTATGATGCCGAATGTAGATGGTTATCAGACCTTACAAGAGATCAAAAAAAATAAAAGTTTAAAAGATACCAAAGTGGTCTTTTTAACTGCAAAAAATAAAGCTTCAGACGTTGAAAAAGGTTTAAAACTTGGAGCAGATAAGTATTTAACAAAACCTTTTTCAGTAAAAAAACTAGTTTCAGAAATATTGGAACTTTTAGCTTAA